One Pararge aegeria chromosome 4, ilParAegt1.1, whole genome shotgun sequence DNA segment encodes these proteins:
- the LOC120623544 gene encoding zinc finger protein 672-like: MAGVHAELSLVVIDRHHLKKKPKVRDFVCPQCGAVFHSRAKLQWHKETHDEKPKACVYCSDKFVHAASLTRHVRRSHNEYFMASTEKHKTQNVPCPVCKQVSLSWPPQTPVTPILS, encoded by the exons ATGGCGGGAGTACACGCCGAGCTGTCATTAGTGGTGAT AGACCGCCACCACCTGAAGAAGAAGCCGAAGGTGCGCGACTTCGTGTGCCCGCAGTGCGGCGCCGTGTTCCACTCGCGCGCCAAGCTCCAGTGGCACAAGGAGACGCACGACGAGAAGCCCAAGGCGTGCGTGTACTGCAGCGACAAGTTCGTGCACGCGGCGTCGCTCACGCGCCACGTGCGCCGCTCGCACAACGAGTACTTCATGGCCAGCACCGAGAAGCACAAGACGCAGAACGTGCCGTGCCCCGTGTGCAAACAGGTGAGCTTGTCCTGGCCGCCCCAAACACCCGTAACACCCATCTTATcttaa